A section of the Primulina eburnea isolate SZY01 chromosome 1, ASM2296580v1, whole genome shotgun sequence genome encodes:
- the LOC140804795 gene encoding uncharacterized protein — translation MNRAKILYAQESKDNKAFPFDHVWNIVKDCEKIAGDKIHPTKKSKTRATYLDISQSDTPLEESPQSGSPMFSTFPINLSDDNIGDSSERPIGVKKAKSKKKRDEDISQIQRTMEEQHRELMNVLKQGTAERQQNYDLQKIKLEQEERKMDERILYKDLSKITDPTLREYTKAQQQKVLQKRLEYERRENDNFGSYFGDIGGSGSGLPHY, via the coding sequence ATGAATCGTGCAAAAATACTGTATGCGCAAGAGAGTAAAGATAACAAAGCATTTCCATTCGATCATGTGTGGAATATTGTTAAGGATTGTGAAAAAATTGCAGGAGACAAAATCCATCCAACCAAGAAATCTAAGACGCGTGCTACTTATCTAGAcatatcacaatctgatacTCCACTAGAAGAATCGCCCCAATCAGGTTCACCTATGTTCTCTACATTTCCTATAAATTTGAGTGATGACAATATCGGTGACAGTTCTGAAAGACCAATTGGAGTGAAAAAAGCCAAATCAAAAAAGAAAAGAGATGAAGACATATCTCAAATTCAACGTACAATGGAAGAACAACATCGCGAGTTAATGAATGTTTTGAAACAAGGAACTGCCGAAAGACAACAAAACTACGATCTTCAAAAGATTAAACTTGAacaagaagaaagaaaaatggatGAACGAATTTTATACAAAGATTTGAGCAAAATTACTGATCCAACTCTGCGTGAGTACACTAAAGCTCAGCAACAAAAAGTATTGCAAAAAAGACTTGAATATGAACGTCGAGAAAATGACAACTTCGGATCTTATTTTGGAGATATTGGAGGATCGGGGTCTGGTTTACCGCATTACTAA
- the LOC140811583 gene encoding cyanidin 3-O-galactoside 2''-O-xylosyltransferase FGGT1-like, whose translation MSEETFKIVMYPWLAMAHLTAFLQLSNKLAERGHKIFFILPTKTLSKLNQFNLRPDLISFIPITIPRVDGLPEGAESTADISFSMGPLLRHAMDLTQPLVDSILQEIKPHFAFYDFTHWLPALARPLGIKSVCYMIVSPAAVGYLLREEPNADALLEPPIGFPPSGIKLSPQEVRSRRQWCTLIEYGSGMNFVQRMLMSMEECDALGFKSCREIDGPYCEFLGKKHKKPFILAGPVLPEPPTVSLDETWVNWLDQFKAKSVIFCSFGTEAILKLDQFQELVLGLEITGLPFLAALKPPEGRNTVEEALPEGFRQRTEKRGVIHGGWVQQQLILSHPSIGCFVTHCGWVSISEAMVSDCQKLVLIPHKGDNFINARFLQGNLGVGVEVKRREEDGFFTKEAVMEKIKLVMEEESEIGKEIMENHGKWRDFLLTKGLEDSYMHEFVQGLASLLVE comes from the coding sequence ATGAGTGAAGAAACCTTCAAGATTGTGATGTATCCATGGCTGGCCATGGCGCATCTCACAGCATTTCTTCAGCTTTCCAACAAACTGGCAGAAAGAGGCCACAAAATCTTCTTCATCCTCCCCACAAAAACACTGTCCAAATTGAACCAATTCAATCTCCGCCCGGATCTCATAAGCTTCATACCGATTACGATCCCTCGTGTTGATGGCCTCCCCGAAGGAGCCGAAAGCACCGCAGACATTAGCTTTTCGATGGGTCCACTTCTCAGGCACGCAATGGATCTAACACAACCCTTGGTTGATTCTATACTACAAGAAATCAAACCCCATTTCGCTTTCTACGATTTCACGCATTGGTTGCCAGCTTTGGCGAGGCCATTAGGTATTAAATCCGTTTGTTATATGATCGTAAGCCCTGCCGCTGTAGGGTACCTCCTCAGGGAAGAGCCTAACGCCGATGCTTTGTTGGAACCTCCCATCGGTTTCCCTCCATCAGGAATCAAGCTTAGTCCGCAAGAAGTGCGTTCGCGGAGGCAATGGTGCACTTTGATAGAATATGGGAGTGGCATGAACTTCGTGCAACGCATGCTTATGTCAATGGAAGAATGTGATGCACTTGGGTTTAAATCATGCAGAGAAATAGACGGGCCATACTGTGAATTTCTTGGGAAAAAACACAAAAAACCGTTTATTCTTGCAGGCCCCGTGTTACCAGAGCCACCAACAGTGAGTCTAGACGAGACATGGGTTAATTGGCTGGATCAATTCAAAGCCAAATCAGTGATCTTCTGCTCATTCGGCACTGAAGCAATTCTTAAACTTGATCAATTTCAGGAACTGGTTCTGGGTTTAGAAATCACAGGTCTTCCGTTTCTTGCTGCACTGAAACCACCCGAAGGACGTAATACCGTGGAAGAAGCATTGCCCGAAGGCTTCAGGCAGAGAACTGAGAAAAGAGGCGTCATCCATGGGGGTTGGGTACAGCAACAGCTGATCTTATCACACCCTTCCATCGGATGCTTCGTCACGCATTGCGGGTGGGTTTCGATATCGGAGGCGATGGTGAGCgactgccagaagttggtgctGATACCACACAAGGGGGACAATTTCATCAATGCAAGATTCTTGCAGGGAAATTTGGGGGTCGGGGTTGAGGTTAAGAGGCGAGAAGAAGATGGTTTTTTCACAAAAGAGGCTGTGATGGAGAAGATCAAACTGGTGATGGAAGAAGAGAGTGAGATTGGGAAAGAAATAATGGAAAATCATGGCAAGTGGAGGGACTTCTTGTTGACCAAAGGGCTCGAGGATTCTTACATGCATGAGTTTGTTCAGGGGCTGGCAAGCCTCCTCGTGGAGTGA
- the LOC140811587 gene encoding aquaporin PIP1-2-like isoform X2: MAANNGQRLHVADDEESQSNATKIPPVFCTPDPETWMIDPRKQTTSEMWGLNELLTLDLWRASVGELVGTAVLVFMLDTIVISTIQSDIKLPNLVLSILAAIIITILLLAVHPVSGGHINPIISFSAALVGLISMSRAVAYIAAQCLGATLGALALKAVVSSTIEETFSLGGCTITVIAPGINGPVTIGLSMDQALWLEIFCSFIFLFASIWMAYDHRQASVLGHVLVFTIVGVVLGLLVFVSTTVTTEKGYAGAGMNPARCLGPAIVRGGHLWDGHWVFWAGPTIACAIFYLYTKIIPSQHHKSKAYDHDFFNVMKVTLGGDHITK, from the exons atggcTGCAAATAATGGGCAGCGTCTACATGTTGCAGATGATGAAGAAAGCCAATCCAACGCCACCAAGATTCCGCCTGTCTTCTGTACTCCCGA TCCAGAGACCTGGATGATTGATCCTCGAAAGCAAACAACAAGTGAGATGTGGGGCTTGAATGAGCTTTTGACTTTGGAT TTGTGGCGAGCATCGGTCGGGGAGCTCGTCGGGACCGCGGTTCTCGTGTTCATGCTAGACACTATTGTAATATCGACTATACAATCGGACATCAAATTGCCGAACCTAGTGTTGTCAATACTCGCGGCGATAATAATCACGATTCTCCTGCTTGCCGTACACCCGGTCTCCGGTGGCCACATAAACCCGATAATCTCGTTCTCCGCCGCATTAGTCGGCCTTATATCGATGTCCCGTGCCGTAGCCTACATAGCTGCACAATGCCTCGGTGCAACACTAGGTGCCCTGGCCTTGAAGGCTGTGGTTAGTAGCACAATCGAGGAAACCTTCTCACTTGGGGGATGTACTATTACAGTCATTGCACCAGGCATAAATGGGCCAGTAACCATCGGGCTCAGTATGGACCAAGCGTTGTGGCTTGAGATCTTTTGCAGCTTCATTTTCCTATTCGCCTCGATTTGGATGGCCTATGATCATAGACAGGCCAGTGTATTGGGTCATGTCTTGGTCTTCACGATTGTTGGCGTTGTTTTGGGCCTTCTCGTTTTCGTCTCAACCACAGTTACGACCGAAAAGGGTTATGCAGGAGCCGGGATGAATCCGGCGAGGTGCCTCGGTCCGGCCATCGTTCGAGGTGGGCATCTTTGGGACGGGCATTGGGTGTTCTGGGCCGGGCCAACTATAGCTTGTGCTATTTTCTATTTGTACACAAAGATTATTCCCAGCCAGCATCACAAGTCCAAGGCTTATGACCATGATTTCTTCAATGTGATGAAGGTTACGTTAGGAGGTGATCATATAACTAAATAA
- the LOC140811587 gene encoding aquaporin PIP1-2-like isoform X1 produces MAANNGQRLHVADDEESQSNATKIPPVFCTPDSPETWMIDPRKQTTSEMWGLNELLTLDLWRASVGELVGTAVLVFMLDTIVISTIQSDIKLPNLVLSILAAIIITILLLAVHPVSGGHINPIISFSAALVGLISMSRAVAYIAAQCLGATLGALALKAVVSSTIEETFSLGGCTITVIAPGINGPVTIGLSMDQALWLEIFCSFIFLFASIWMAYDHRQASVLGHVLVFTIVGVVLGLLVFVSTTVTTEKGYAGAGMNPARCLGPAIVRGGHLWDGHWVFWAGPTIACAIFYLYTKIIPSQHHKSKAYDHDFFNVMKVTLGGDHITK; encoded by the exons atggcTGCAAATAATGGGCAGCGTCTACATGTTGCAGATGATGAAGAAAGCCAATCCAACGCCACCAAGATTCCGCCTGTCTTCTGTACTCCCGA CAGTCCAGAGACCTGGATGATTGATCCTCGAAAGCAAACAACAAGTGAGATGTGGGGCTTGAATGAGCTTTTGACTTTGGAT TTGTGGCGAGCATCGGTCGGGGAGCTCGTCGGGACCGCGGTTCTCGTGTTCATGCTAGACACTATTGTAATATCGACTATACAATCGGACATCAAATTGCCGAACCTAGTGTTGTCAATACTCGCGGCGATAATAATCACGATTCTCCTGCTTGCCGTACACCCGGTCTCCGGTGGCCACATAAACCCGATAATCTCGTTCTCCGCCGCATTAGTCGGCCTTATATCGATGTCCCGTGCCGTAGCCTACATAGCTGCACAATGCCTCGGTGCAACACTAGGTGCCCTGGCCTTGAAGGCTGTGGTTAGTAGCACAATCGAGGAAACCTTCTCACTTGGGGGATGTACTATTACAGTCATTGCACCAGGCATAAATGGGCCAGTAACCATCGGGCTCAGTATGGACCAAGCGTTGTGGCTTGAGATCTTTTGCAGCTTCATTTTCCTATTCGCCTCGATTTGGATGGCCTATGATCATAGACAGGCCAGTGTATTGGGTCATGTCTTGGTCTTCACGATTGTTGGCGTTGTTTTGGGCCTTCTCGTTTTCGTCTCAACCACAGTTACGACCGAAAAGGGTTATGCAGGAGCCGGGATGAATCCGGCGAGGTGCCTCGGTCCGGCCATCGTTCGAGGTGGGCATCTTTGGGACGGGCATTGGGTGTTCTGGGCCGGGCCAACTATAGCTTGTGCTATTTTCTATTTGTACACAAAGATTATTCCCAGCCAGCATCACAAGTCCAAGGCTTATGACCATGATTTCTTCAATGTGATGAAGGTTACGTTAGGAGGTGATCATATAACTAAATAA
- the LOC140811601 gene encoding auxin-responsive protein SAUR23-like encodes MAIRFPSLIANAKQFHKLQSLLNRNQSDVPKGHLAVYVGEYQRKRFVVPISYLNHPWFQDLLHRAEEEFGFNHPAGGLTIPCSVNAFVELTSRMHLS; translated from the coding sequence ATGGCGATTCGGTTCCCTTCATTGATTGCGAACGCCAAGCAATTTCACAAGCTTCAATCCCTTCTGAATAGAAACCAGTCGGATGTGCCGAAGGGCCATCTTGCGGTCTACGTAGGAGAGTATCAGAGGAAGAGATTCGTGGTGCCCATATCATACCTAAATCACCCTTGGTTCCAAGATTTGTTGCATCGAGCGGAAGAAGAATTCGGGTTTAATCATCCGGCGGGAGGCTTGACGATCCCATGCAGCGTGAATGCGTTTGTCGAACTCACATCGAGGATGCACCTGTCGTGA
- the LOC140804810 gene encoding uncharacterized protein encodes MGAAIRAENDIKRREGENKLKRPQSSQYQQGQQFKRPRFPSNQFTSDITKRTTSSPSSKDGVKCQNCGFTHTGECRKNSGSCFRCGKMGHRIAQCPFPDPRNGPVGGATPNKPKENKPNARVYAIIQEEVDNSNDIVADTILINNIHAYVLFDCGDTHSFVSKRFAKKLGAKPDNLEEPYRVATPANRILETRTLYQNISVLIEDQNFKANLIQLNMVEFDVILGMDWLAKNHAIVDCH; translated from the coding sequence atgggAGCCGCCATCAGGGCTGAGAATGACATTAAGAGGCGTGAAGGTgagaacaaactcaaacgtcctCAGTCAAGCCAATACCAACAGGGCCAACAATTCAAGAGGCCTAGGTTTCCAAGCAACCAATTCACCAGTGATATAACCAAAAGAACCACTTCTTCTCCATCAAGCAAAGATGGAGTCAAATGCCAAAATTGTGGATTCACTCACACTGGTGAATGCCGTAAAAATTCGGGATCTTGTTTCCGTTGTGGAAAGATGGGCCATCGCATTGCTCAATGCCCTTTTCCAGATCCGAGGAATGGTCCAGTAGGCGGAGCAACTCCAAATAAGCCTAAGGAGAACAAGCCCAATGCGCGAGTCTATGCTATCATTCAAGAAGAGGTTGACAACTCAAATGATATCGTAGCCGATACCATTCTAATCAATAATATACatgcttatgtgttatttgattgtggtgatACGCATTCATTCGtgtctaagagatttgccaaGAAGTTAGGAGCTAAGCCTGATAACTTAGAAGAACCATATAGAGTAGCAACTCCTGCAAATCGAATTCTAGAAACTCGCACTCTATATCAGAATATTAGTGTTCTCATAGAAGATCAGAATTTCAAGGCAAACCTAATCCAACTAAACATGGTAGAATTCGAcgtaattcttggaatggattggttagccaagaatcatgCTATAGTGGACTGTCATTGA